The Arcanobacterium wilhelmae region ACATTAAGGGCCGCTACGGTAGTCCGCAGAACGCGGCCGCGCACTCGCGCGCAACCGGCTGGTACTGATCCAGGCTTCCGGCCGGCGGCCCGCGCAAAGCGAGCCCCGGCGTCGGCGGTGCTGAAAATGTGTGGTGTGGTGGGAGAGCGATCGCTCTCCCACCACACCACACATTTGGCAAAGTCACTCGTAAATTCGGCTCCTGTGGTCGACCTCAATCACCAAAATTAACAGTTTGTCCTCATAGATATCGCAGATAATCCGGTAGTCGCCAACGCGGTATCGCCAGAGCCCAGCGAGATTCCCGGTGAGGGATTTTCGTCGTCGAGTTCGGCAAGAGAAACGGCGCTTCGTTCGCCGGCACGCGCAGCCATTGCCTTCGCTGCGATGTGTTGCTCCCACTCGAGCTGATCGACAATTCGTTCCATTGCCTCACGAAGCACGTCGCCACGGGAGCGGCGAGAACTTTCAGCAATCGCTTCAACCCGTTTTTGTAGAGATTCTGGTAGGCGTACGGAGACCGGCCGCCCTAAAGTTTCGGTAGCCATGTGCACATTGTTTACATTGTGTACGGCTGGGTAAAGACTCTGGTTTCACCGCGTCGATTCGGCGAGTTGGCCGGTATACTGCCAATTATGCAGTTACTTGGTCCGGTTCAGATCCGCGAGCTCGCCGAGCGCCTCGGCGTTTCCCCCACGAAAGTTTTGGGGCAGAACTTTGTGCACGATTCGGGTTCGGTGCGCAAGATCGCTCGCGACGCCGCAGTGACGGCGTCCAGCCGCGTGCTCGAGGTCGGCCCCGGGCTGGGTTCGCTCACGCTCGCGTTGCTAGAAACGGGCGCGCAAGTTTCCGCAGTGGAGATCGATCCGCCGCTCGCGGCTGCCCTCCCGACGACGGTCGCCGAGTTTGCCCCGGAAGCGCGCGAAAACTTTGCTGTGGTGTTGCGTGATGCGATGACGATCGCTGGGCCGCAGTCGCTGGCCGTGCCGCCGGCGTCGTCGGAAGCGGGAGTGTTTGAGCCGACGCATCTGGTGGCGAACCTACCGTACAACGTGGCTGTTCCGATTCTGCTCACCGCGCTCGAGGCGCTGCCGAGCCTGGAATCGGTCACAGTGATGGTGCAGCTCGAGGTGGCGGACCGCCTGGCAGCCAAGCCCGGGTCACGCGTGTATGGCGTGCCGAGCGTGAAGGCCGCCTGGTATGCGGATGTGAGCCGTGGTGCGAAGATCTCGCGCAACGTGTTTTGGCCGGTGCCGAACGTGGATTCAGCGCTCGTGCACATGGAGCGGCGAGCGGAGCCGGAGGGTGCACGACGTGAGGACGTGTTCGAAGTGATCGACGCGGCTTTTGCACAGCGCCGGAAAACTTTGCGCGCTGCGCTCGGGGCTTGGGCGGGGAGTCCGGCCGCTGCCGAGGAGATTCTTGTGCGCGCTGGGATCGATCCGAAGCAGCGCGGCGAGAAGCTCGAAATCGGCGATTTCGTGAAGATCGTTGCTGCCCGCGGGATCTAGTCGGCACACGATCGTTGGCGCGCGGGGCGAGTAGTCGGCGCACGAGGTAGGTAACGAGCGTCGGCGTGGTCGGCGCACTGCCGTGAGCCAGGCACCGGCGTCGGGCGGGGTGCCGGCGTCGTGCCCGCAACCAGGCGTTTGGGAAAATTCCCAGATTGCGAAACTAAGGTGAACAAACACATCATTTCGCCGTAGAATATGTGCCATGCGCTACGTTTCAGTTACTGTCCCGGCAAAGATCAACTTGGCTTTGCGCGTGGGTGGCGTGCGCGACAATGGCTACCACGCACTCGATACGATCTATGAAGCAGTGGACGTACGCGATGTGGTGGAGGCCTGGGCGGCGGATGAACTTTCGCTGGAAATGAGCGGGCTCGGCGCGGATCTTCCCACAGATGAAACGAACCTTGCGATGAAGGCTGCGCTGTTGATGAAGCGCGAATTCGGCGCGAAAAAGGGAGATCCGGCGTGCGGGCTGGGCGCGCGCATGAAGGTCACGAAGAAGATTCCGCTGGCTGGTGGCATGGCCGGCGGCAGCGCAGATGCCGCCGGCGCGCTGGTTGCGCTCAATGCTTTGTGGGAGATTGGCGCCCCGCTGTCCCAGTTGGAAAAGCTCGCGGCGGAACTTGGTTCGGATGTGCCGTTCGCAGTGCGTGGCTTTGTGGCTCACGGGACGGGGCGCGGTGAGAAGATTTCGCCGGTGCGTGCGGGAACGAAGCACACGTGGGTGATCCTCTCGCAGAACGAAGGCCTACCCACCCCCGCGGTTTTCCGCCATTTCGATGTGCTCAACCCTGATGCCGCAGATCCTGCCTCCACGGAGGAACTGCGCCGCGCGCTCAACTCGTCACAGCCGCAGGATTTTGCTCGCCTGCTGATCAACGATCTGGAGGCCCCGGCTCGCGCCCTGCGCCCAGATGTCGCGGCGCTCCTGGACGATCTCAAGCACGCTGGTTACGCAGTGCTCCTTTCCGGTTCTGGCCCCACAGTTTTGATTTTGTCGGATATGGATGCGGCGCCGGAGCTCGCTGAGGGCCTGCGCCACGATTTCCCGAACTACACGATTACGGTGGCGCGCGGCCCGGTCCGCGGCGCTCACGTGACTCACGCGGAGTAAAATTTTGGCTCATATTCTCGGTTTCGAGGGCGTTAGTGTGTCCCTCGGCTCGCGCCCGATCCTGGGCGATTTGAACGTGTCTTTTGGCGA contains the following coding sequences:
- the rsmA gene encoding 16S rRNA (adenine(1518)-N(6)/adenine(1519)-N(6))-dimethyltransferase RsmA, with translation MQLLGPVQIRELAERLGVSPTKVLGQNFVHDSGSVRKIARDAAVTASSRVLEVGPGLGSLTLALLETGAQVSAVEIDPPLAAALPTTVAEFAPEARENFAVVLRDAMTIAGPQSLAVPPASSEAGVFEPTHLVANLPYNVAVPILLTALEALPSLESVTVMVQLEVADRLAAKPGSRVYGVPSVKAAWYADVSRGAKISRNVFWPVPNVDSALVHMERRAEPEGARREDVFEVIDAAFAQRRKTLRAALGAWAGSPAAAEEILVRAGIDPKQRGEKLEIGDFVKIVAARGI
- a CDS encoding 4-(cytidine 5'-diphospho)-2-C-methyl-D-erythritol kinase; this encodes MRYVSVTVPAKINLALRVGGVRDNGYHALDTIYEAVDVRDVVEAWAADELSLEMSGLGADLPTDETNLAMKAALLMKREFGAKKGDPACGLGARMKVTKKIPLAGGMAGGSADAAGALVALNALWEIGAPLSQLEKLAAELGSDVPFAVRGFVAHGTGRGEKISPVRAGTKHTWVILSQNEGLPTPAVFRHFDVLNPDAADPASTEELRRALNSSQPQDFARLLINDLEAPARALRPDVAALLDDLKHAGYAVLLSGSGPTVLILSDMDAAPELAEGLRHDFPNYTITVARGPVRGAHVTHAE